The genomic segment ttctgctttgcctctccaggtcagtgagcatgcattgcaattggtctcctgagttactaagcaaggcaatatcatcagcgaatcggaagttactaaggtattctccatcaacttttataaatccccaattcttcccactccaggtctctgaatacctcctgtaaacatgctgtgaatagcattggagagatcgtatctccctgcctgacgcctttctttattgggattttgttgctttctttatgcaggactacagtggctgtggagccgctatagatatcttccagtatttttacatatggctcatctacaccctgacttcgtaatgcctccatgactgccgaggtttcgactgaatcaaatgctttttcgtaatcaatgaaagctatatataagggttggttatattccgcacatttctctatcacctgattgatagtgtgaatatggtctattgttgagtagcctttatggaatcctgtctggtcttttggttgacagaagtcaaaggtgttcctgattctatttgcgattaccttagtaaatactttgtaggcaacggacagtaagctgatcggtctataatttttcaagtctttggcgtcccctttcttatggattaggattatgttagcgttcttccaggattccaatacgttcgaggtcatgaggaattgtgtatacagggcggccagtctttctaggacaatgttcccaccatccttcaacaaatctgccgttacctgatcctccccaactgccttccccctttgcatagctcccaaggcgttctttacttcttctggcgttacttgtgggatttcaagttcctctagactattctctctcacattatcgtcgtgggtgctactggtactgtataaatctctatagaactcctcggccacttgaactatctcatccatattagtaacgatattgccggctttgtctcttaacacatacatctgattcttgcctattcctagtttcttcttcactgcttttgggcttcctccgttcctgagagcatgttcaattctatccatattatggttccttatgtcagctgtcttacgcttgttgattaagttagaaagttctgccagttctattctagctgtagggttagaggttttcatacattggtgtttcttgatcagatctttcgtcttctgcgatagcttactggtctcctgtctaacggagttaccaccgacttctattgcgcattccttaatgatgcccataagattgtcgttcattgcttaaacactaaggtcctcttctgagttaaagccgaatacctgtactgtagcttgatccggaattcctctagtttccctcttaccgctaactcattgattggcttcttatgtaccagtttcttccgttccctcctaaagtctaggctaattcgagttcttaccatcctatggtcactgcagcgcaccttgccgagcacgtcaacatcttgtatgatgccagggttagtgcagagtatgaagtcgatttcatttctagtctttcggctaacccgcttgcggaaaaaggtattcattatccgcatattattctgttctgcaaactctactaataactctcccctgctattcctagagcctatgccatattcccccactgacttgtctccagcctgcttcttgcctaccctggcattgaagtcacccatcagtatagtgtattttgttttgactttacccatcaccgattccacatcttcataaaagctttcgacttcctggtcttcatgactggatgtaggggcgtagacctgtaagaccttcaatttgtacctcttatgaagtttcacaacaagacctgccaccctctcattaatgctatagaattcctgtatgttaacaGCTATATCctttaatcaggaatccgactcctagttctcgtctctccgctaagccccggtagcacagtacgtgcccactttttagcactgtatatgcttcttttgtcctcctaacctcactgagccctattatatcccatttactaccctctaattcctccaataacactgctagactcgcttcactagataacgttctaacgttaaatgttgccaggttcagattccaatggcggcctgtcaacTCTGATGTAAAAACATTCAAATGTCCTGGGAACCTACGTATATTGCAGCGCGCTACCTGGAGTACactggccaggcattcttttctgGTGTGTTCACAGCGCTGATTTGTACTTTCGCCTAACGCAAAGTTTGAAAAGTGTTAAGTCTTTTCATTAATAGCTGTTACACGTCAAATGCGGCGTGCATACCCGCAGATGTTCCTCCGGGCACGGCGCTTTCCCGCAAGGTGCGCACGCTGGTTCGCTACCTGAAGGTACTGCGCATCGTGTACAGCACATTTCCCGAGAGTGCGGCAGAGTTTGCGAGCCTGATCTTTCCCCGGTGCCTGTCTCACCACGTGTTCATGCCCGCCCTCAGCCGCGACGGCCGCGACCTGCCCGTCGCAGAGGCCATCCGCGCGCTCAAGGCTAACATGAGCCTCTGGAGCGTCGCCCTGCGTGAGTGGACAAATTAACCCCGATATTAATGAGAGCCCGCTAATTGCGTGCTTTCTTCTTTATACGCAAGAAGCACATATTGCTAACACTGAAGGAAAGCCGCCTCTTATTTCTGTTTAAGAGCTTGGGCGCAGATTTGCTGAACTGTGCAGGGTCTGTGCAGCCGCATTATTGTTGCAGGAAAAGAGACTCGTTCGCCCGTGTTACAACTGAAATCACGTGCTAATGCAACTGGTCGTAACCATGCATGGTTACGACCAGTTACACGTAATCTTGCATGGTTATAACAAGTATTTCGCTAAAGGCAGCAGTCATGAAATAGTAAATAGTCGTGCGCCATGGAGGAATAACGAAATTTCCAGTTACATGTAACCTTGCATTGTTATAACGAAGTTATTGAGAGAAATGTCACATGGTTATAACGAGTATTTCGCTAAAGGTGGCAGCCATAAAATAGTAAATAGTCGTGTGCCATGGAAGAAGAATGAAATtgaagctccccccccccccccccaataaaaaaaagtaagttcAACACGCGATATGTTGCGGCAAGTTTTTAGCCCCTGCCACCGCCGCGCTCAGcgtacgccttctccaaaaaggcaaTGAGTATGCGCAACAGCAACCTGCAGCAGCGGCTGTGCTCTCACGTTGCAAACACGATAAGTGTTGCAATATAACTGACTGAAGTTGCACGAACATATCGGCAGAAAATATGTACAGAACAGTTGGCGAGGCACCTAAACCAATACAGTGCGCATCAATTGAAACCTATCGCAAACCAAGGCCACTGCACGGGTCAAGTCCGCTGAGCAGGGTCCTGTGTTGGGCTGACATTTTGAAAGAGAAAAGGCGAAGGGGGCGGCTTCAAGGAGAGCTAGCTTGCGAAGTCTGGCTGCATAACCTATAGGGCTTACTGCGTGACGtaatgtttatttctttcctccATATAATGCAATACGTGCACTCCAACAGCACGGGAGCTCGCAAAACGTATATCGAAACCACCGTGATTAAAACAAAGCGGCGCTTGGCAGTGGCGAGACGATGGCGGCGAAACTGTGCCGATGACCCTGCACAAACAGCTGCCTCGTAAGTCTGTCGGTAATCACCACGGGTGATTCACTTACTCCCAAGGAGCTGCCGGCACATGGCACAGAGTGCTCCTTCGCAGCGTTCTTCACCTCAGCAGACTGACACACAAAAACGTATGCAAAGAGGTTATAGTGTGTATGCTGAACCAAGGGTTCGCGTGCGGATATTTTGTTTTGCACATTGTACCAGGCGAAGTACGGTGTTACTGCCTTTCGAAATATCCGAGATTTAAGCATTTCTAAATGCTAGGGAGATGTAAGACAACTAAAAAGTACGCAGGACACGACACGAGAACCCTGAAACTAACCAGCTATAGTGCAATTTTCTTCTCTAAACGTCGAACAACTCGGTCTCACACTGCGGCTGGAACAGGAAAAAATTGTCAAGTTAAGCAATACGTCAAATAAAGCAATTTCGCTATAATGAGTGCTACTAACTATATGAATGTAGCTAACGAATAGTTAAATCTCCCGGTTCCACTAACTGTTTTCACTGAtagacacacgcacacatatcACGTATGAGCGATAGCACAAGCGACACGGAGAGGCACCGTTATGTCGGTCACCACGCAGGCGGCAATGTCCTGTGTGCCGAGTCGCTGACCGTGGACTACGACCCATCGGGGCGGGGCCCGAGCAAGATCAACGCGTCGGCGCCCAGAAAGTCCGAGATCATGGCGGCCACCAATGCCAGTAGCACCGCGCAACGGCGAGCACGCGTAGTGCTCTACTTTCGCGTCTACACGGACGCGCCCGAACCTCCCGAGAAGGCGGCCACCGCCCCTCCGGCATCCGTGGTCGTCAGCCGGCCTCGCCTGAGCGCAAGCTCCACACTGTCCAGCAGAGGCGCAGCTGTTGAGAACCGGAAGTGCCGCATCATGTGACGCGGGTAACCTGCCCGTCTACTCGAGCTTCCCAACCGACACGCCACTCGACAGTGCCTGTGACGTCTCTTTCTTGCCTTGGTTGAAATAAAGCTGCTTCATGAACAAACATCTGCTACAGTCTGTCAAGTTCACAGGATGTGCACCATTGGATTGCGTTGAAGCCATCGTTGAAGGCAGGTTTAACAAATGCACACATTAGACTGGACGAG from the Dermacentor variabilis isolate Ectoservices chromosome 9, ASM5094787v1, whole genome shotgun sequence genome contains:
- the LOC142558128 gene encoding uncharacterized protein LOC142558128 — encoded protein: MRRDVAQGDGFGYFQLFSLRIFFYRGLPTRERIQVRDVVPKPLDDYAFEDFTCVLKRASQWLQSESPLKLYNLQTLFVKAKIDVPPGTALSRKVRTLVRYLKVLRIVYSTFPESAAEFASLIFPRCLSHHVFMPALSRDGRDLPVAEAIRALKANMSLWSVALRGNVLCAESLTVDYDPSGRGPSKINASAPRKSEIMAATNASSTAQRRARVVLYFRVYTDAPEPPEKAATAPPASVVVSRPRLSASSTLSSRGAAVENRKCRIM